AACCAAATCCTCAAGGGCATTTATGGAGTCAACAGCTAAATTTATATTTGGGTATTCATGAGGGATTGTTGCGATTTTTTACTCCTTCAGGTCAACTAGTCCCAACACCAGAAGAAGTCGCAGAACAAGAAACTCAACGCGCCGAAAGATTGGCAGCAAAATTGCGAGAATTAAATATTGACCCAGAGACAATTTAGCTAGCGATCGCCCGGATTTTTTCACTTATCAACATTCCCATACACAGGAATGATAAACTCTTCAATATCAAACATTTTTCTCATACTTAGATTACTAATTGTGAGAACTATTTACTAAAGTTTTGAGTTCTCAGATATTCTGTATCTCTGTCCAACCATCCTTTGCTGATACCCAAGAAGTAAATATGGTAAAAGTTAATGCCTATCCAGTGACACCTACCGCAGATTTATTTCAGCGTGTCGCTGTCTTAGCTGCTGACTTTTCGACTCGCGCCGCAGCTTGCGATCGCGATGGTTCTTTCCCTTTTGAAAATTTTACTGCTCTCCAACAAGCGCAACTATTAAATCTTACCGTTCCGCAAGAGTTTGGCGGACAAGGTTTAGGATATGCTGCTGTCAGTCGCGTGATTGAAACCATCGCCAGTGGGGATGCTGCGACTGCCTTAGTCTTGACAATGCACTATCTGCAACACGCCAATGCTGCCCGTACGCGTCAGTGGAATCCGGCGATTTACGAACAGTTGTGTCGCGAGTCGCTGGAAGGTATTGCCTTGTTGAATGCTGCGCGTGTGGAACCAGAATTAGGTACGCCAGCTAGGGGTGGACTACCTGCAACTACTGCCCAATATACGGCTAAGGGTTGGCTGTTAAATGGTCGTAAAATATACACTACAGGCAGCCCGATTTTGCGTTACTTCATTGTTTGGGCGCAAACCACAGAAGCGGAACCGCGAGTAGGTAATTTTCTTGTACCTCGGAATGTTCCTGGTGTCTGCATTGAAGAAACCTGGGATCACATGGGAATGCGGGCAACTGGTAGCCACGATTTGATTTTAGAAAATGTCTTGATTCCTGAGGAGTATGCTTTGGATGTGCGCCCAGTGAAAGCTTGGTCATCACCCGATCCGCTGCAATTAGCTGGTAATAGCTTGTGGTTGAGTGCATTGTATCAAGGAGTAGCCAAAGCCGCACGAGATTGGCTGGTAAATTATTTAAATGAGCGATCGCCTACTAATTTAGGAGCTAGTTTAGCAACTCTACCCCGGTTTCAAACAGCTATAGGTGAAATTGAAGCTTTGATATATGCAAGCGATCGCTTAATTTATAGTTTAGCCAACGATATCGATCGCGCCGAGTATGACAGCAACGTGGGTTTAGAAGCGCAAACCGTGAAATATCTCACCACAACTAACGCCATTCGCGCTGTCGAAAAAGGGCTAGAACTTATTGGTAATCCAGGTTTATCGCGCCATAACCCTTTAGAAAGGCACTATCGTGATGTTCTTTGTAGCCGCATCCATACCCCACAAAATGATGCAATTTGTTTGTCTTTGGGAAAACAATCCTTGGGCGTGAATTAAACTTGCTATTTAAAAGTAGTTACTGGCTTGATATAGAAATTAAATGTGTGCCTCATTGCAGTTTCGGGTGTGAGATATTGTGCAGTAGATAAAGGCGGGAAAAAATATGGCTCTAATTTTTGCAAATTCTGGCACTCTTCAAGCACAGGAAAAGGTTTACCAGATGGAATATCATTCCAGCCAAAAACTAAAATACCCTCTTCTCGTAAACATTGAAAACTCTGCTGGAATGATGTTTCTGTATCTTCTCTAGTATTGACTCCCCAGCCAAATACTCCATTAAAAACAATCAAATCAAAATAGTCATTATCAATATATTTACCTAAGTTTTGTATCCCATCAGTAATATGATTTTTAGAACCATATTTACTTTGTTTTTTATCGATTTCGATAGTCCAATATTCTTTGCTTTTAAAGTACCTTTGATAATGTTTGGTATACCAATCGCAACCCACAAATAGAATTTTTTGAAACTCACTTCGAGATGCAAAATAAGGTAAGATTATATCCTCCATGACAATGCGATCGGGAAAATTATACCTTAACTGTGGCACTAATCCAGGCACCCATGTTTTGAGGATAATATAAACCCAATGTTGAAATTCCTTAAAAACTTTATAAAATATAGAGTTTGAGCCAAACCAAGATTTTGTTTGAATTGTCAGTTTCATAATTTACTCTCCATTTTGAATTAGTACTAACAAAAAGATGAATTCATCTTCGTGAGACTTTAAGAGCAGGTGCTTTTTACAAAGAGATTAAATTTATAGTTTATATTGCTTTGGATTACTCAGATCTAAAATATATTTCGTATTTTCCTATAAATTGCTGAATAAAACCTTTATTGAGAGTATTAATTTGAGAACGATATGAGGAGATTGCCTTGATTTTTGTTTCCTGCACAGATGAAATTGAAATAAACCAAGCTGCCGCTATATCCTGCAAATTTAGCATAATAAATATTGGTGCTTTCCAGAATAACCAAATCGGATACTGTAGCATTTCTGCTTTCATTTCTACTCGGTTAATTGCTGCTTTAACTAATTGATAAGTTGCTTCATGATCTCTATGGCAATCTTTGTGGTGGGGTACATAAACTTCTTGTGGTTGATATTTTTTCAACAGTTTATCTATCTGTTGAATTGTTTGTTGTTTATTCTGAGTTACTAAGTGAGATAATTGTCCATCTGGCCGATCTAAAAAATAAACTTCTGATGGCTCTACTCCCAAAATCGCTAATGCTTGAACTGCCTCTTGTTTGCGAACGGTGATGAGTTGATTTTGAGAGTTAGTCTCTAAATTGCCTGATAGATGACCATCTGTTAGAAAAACTACAACTACTGATACTCCATGTTTTCGTTTGAGAGCAATCATTCCACCACAGCCAAATGTTTCATCATCTTGGTGTGGAGAAAACACCATCGCTGATTTCTGGCTCAATGTTAGTAACTTATTTCTATTATGTAAAATCCACTGAATTAGTAAACTAGAGTGAATATATTGAGTCTGCTCAATCCATGATTTAGGAACTATTCTTTGAATTATAGTTTTTGAGTTTTGTAAAAAGATTTTAACATCCATCATGATTGATCTATTAAATACATAATTACTAGCGATTTATTTAGAGGGCAGAAATAAACTTTATTAAGTTATTTCTGCCAATCTTAAGATTTGGTTTTGAGATTGAAGTACATCTTTATAAAGGGTGAGATATTGTGAAGCTACTCTGTAGGGCTGAAAATGTTCTTGAGCATAAGACTGTGCTCGTTTTGACCAATGCCATAGCAGATCGGGCTGTTGTAGAATCTCTGTGAGGTAATGTGCTGCTTCTTGAGGATTAGATGGCAATACAAGACCAAGATTTTGCTCCTTAAACACATCAGCGATGTTAAGTGTATTTGCTATAGCACAGGGTAATCCAATATGCATAGCATTGGCGATAGAAAGTCCAAATACTTCACTACGAGAAGTTTGAATATAACAACTAGCTTCAGAGAGTACCTGAGCTTTTTCTTTGCCAAAAACTGGAGGATGCAAGTAGACATTTGCTGGAAGTTCTAGTCCAATTTTTTTGATATTTCTAGCTAATTTCCTATTTGGAGCTTCCCCATATAAATGTACTTCTATATCTGTTGATAAGTAACGAGCAATTTTTATTAGGTTATCTAGCCCTTTAGCTATTAAGTCAAAACGTCCTAGATAAACGAGCCGTTTTTGCTCTAAATTACCTTTCCAACCTTGTTCTGTAATTCCTGTATCTACTGGATTTGTAATCAAACGTAGTTCTCCTGTGAAGTTAGGTAATAACTCTCGTAGTACTTTTCCTTCTCTGGGAGTCATAAATGTAATTGCCGCAGCCTGAGTGAATCTCTGTTTTTCGAGAATTAAAAAATAAATAATTTTTTTTAATAAGTTTCTTTTAAGATGTAGAGGAAACAGCATTGCATGAGGAGTTATGACATATGGAATTTTTTTATTGAATAGCTTTCTAGCTAGATCGGCTTGTTGAGGAATAAAGATTGAATGCATATGAACAATATCTGGTCGAATATTATCAAGTAAATCCTTCAGATATTTTTGTTTATAACCCCAAACTTTTGCTGGAATACATATTAGCTTGATTCCTAATTTTTCAGCAGAAGATACTAAATTTTTATTTGGTTCATTCTCAACTAAAAGCATAACATGAAATCCCAAGCTGGATTGGATCTTAGCTATAGACCAAATAACATTGTTTACCCCAGAAACTGCTTCAAGAGAAGCTTCTGCACCTATATGCAAAATTTTCATCATGATTTCTACTCCATAATTTGGAATTAGCAGAATTTGGACTTTATTTAGATGCCAACCTCATTTCTATTTGAGATGTTGCAAGTCAAAACCACAATTTAAATGCAGAGATAAGGCTATCTGGAATTTATGCCAGTTTGCACTTAAATCATCAGCTCATATTAATTCCAATTGGATAAAGATCTACAGATTACTAAAACAGTTAAATTTGATGGCTTCAGTGATTTATTTAGATCAATGCTACAAAATGCTTTGATAACTTCTTAACTGAATCACTTTTACTACATCATAACACTTGAAGATGTAAATTTGTTGTGGTAGAAAAATGATAAATTATCGTCAAATTGTTGACACATTATTGACACAAACTTTCTCACAAATAGCCAATAATGTAAAGCTAGGTATTCTGATTACGTCAGTAAAAACACAATGCAATTATCCAATTCCAATTGGCCTCTAGCTAAATAAGTAGGGGTTCTGATGGACTAACCTGCTTATCTAGACAATATAGGTTTTATTTATATTTTTAAATGCTTATGAAAACCTGTTAATATTCAAGTTTAGTCTATGATTCGTGATGTAGCAATCCTATTTGATTTGCAAACATCGAGAAGCTCAAATTATCCTATATCTGCTGTGCCAATGCTATCTCTAATCGATTTTCACCAAGAGTGCGGATATAAAAGCGATTGTAGTAAGGTATAGGTTGGCGATCGCTAATTATTTTTCCCTATGGGCTTGAAGATGCGCTTCAAAAGCATCCAAGTTTTAAAAGTTTTGGGTGAATATAATTTGCTACTACACAAGCGAAATCCAAGTGGTGCGCGAACTGTTCCAAAACTGTGCCATAGAACAATAGCATTACAGCCTCTACTTGGGGAGAAGATGTAACTTGAAGTTTGCTAGCCGAGAAGTAGGAGATAGTAGTTGAGATTTATGTATATCTACTGAACAAATTTGATTAACAGAAGTATTCTGTCTTCAGCCCATTACTTAATACAGTAGGCAATCATGACAAATGTATCGAGTTCTATATTAGATCCCAAAACCCCACCGGATGTGGTTATCTCTGTGCAACCGCGTAAACCAGTCACAGACCCAACTTTGGGTATTGCTGTGAATGTTAACAAAACGGGAACTCCCAAAAATCGGCTGGTAACGGTAGGCGACTCAATCACGCAGGGTTTTCAAAGTGGAGCTATATTTAATACGCAACTCTCATATCCAGCAATTATTGCCAAAGAATTGGGTTGGGGGGAACTACGCTATCCTACTTATCAGGGGCCAAAAGATGGATTGCCATTAAATGTGGAACGCTTGGCTCATGAACTAGACAAAAAGTTTGGCCCTAACATCAACCCGTTAGAGTTTGTTGGTGCTGCCTTATTTATACGCAAATTCTTAGATATCAATGAAAACTATTGGGAACGGGGAGAAGGTTCGCTGTTTCCCATTCAACAAGGCATAAATCACAACCTAGCCGTCTATGGATGGGATTTACGCAATACCATCTCGCGAAATGCAGACATCTGCATCAATATTCTCAAGAATAATCCGCCAAAGGATGATTATCTGCGGTTAATGGTTGAGTATCATAACGAAAGGACAGCTATTCGAGCTTTAAACTCAGCACGGGATGCTAATGGTGCAGCACTTTCGCCAGTACAAGCAGCCGCAGCTTTGGGTGAAGAAGGTACGTTAGACATGGAAGGAATTGAAACGCTAATTGTGTTAATTGGTGCGAATAACGCTTTGGGCAGTATTCTCACTTTTAACGTGGCCTGGAGTGATACAGGCTATGACGATATGGATGTCAACGATAAGTATACTGTTTGGCGTCCGATTCACTTTAAAGCAGAACTCGATCGCTTAGTTGCGGAAGTCAAAAACATCCGCGCTCGTCATGTAATTTTTGGTACAGTACCTCACATTACGATTGTGCCTTTTGCCCGTGGGGTCGATCAAAAGCTAGCACCAGGTTCTCGCTACTTCCCTTACTACACCTTACCCTGGATTGAAGACAAGGATTTTGACCCCAACAAACACCCAAACCTCACCGGACAGGAAGCGAGAGCAATTGATAGTGCGATCGACCAGTATAACGACTATATAACTGATGCCGTGCGTCAAGCTCGTACTGAGGGCAGAGATTGGTATTTATTTGACGCTGCGGGATTGTTAGATAGGTTAGCATCCCGGCGTTATTTACAAGACCCGGAAGCGAAACCAGAATGGTGGGACGAAGTTGGCGGTGCTTACCCATTACCTGCTGAATTGCAAGCGCTAACACCCGTACCTGATTCTCGCTTCTTTCTTTCCGGGCCAAATGGTCGTACCCAAGGCGGTTTATTTTCTTTAGATGGGATTCATCCAACAACGATTGGCTATGGAATTATTGCACAGGAAGTGATTAAAATTATGCAACTGGCAGGGGTGAAGTTTTATCAACAAGATGGTAAAACTGAGCGTACTGGTGATATTCAGGTGAATTTTCAAAGTTTGATTGCTGTAGATTCGCTAATTTCTCGTCCACCGCGAAACTTGATCGAGATTATGGATATTGTCGGCGGATTGGACAAGAATTTTAATATCTTGAGCAGTTTGCTGAAAAATAATTATTGACAAAATCTGTTTTTTCTCTGCGTTGTCTGCGGTTCAAAAATAATTGATTAAACCACAGAAGCGCAGAGGAGGACACTTATACCATTTCACGAAAAATCTGATGCAAATAAAGCATCAATAGGAGTAGGAGGAAAGGAACTCCAACGATGAAGATGGATTGACAAACCATTGACCAAACAAGCAATCAGGGTAATAAAACCCAGAAGAAAACAAGACAAAAGTTCGAGCTAAACCAATGACAAATGACAAATGACTATTTCACTTCAAACCGTTGATCGCTAATTTGCCGACCTTCAAGAAACATCTGCACTTGCCAATTTCCAACCGGCGCAGTCGCACCAATAGTATAGCGACAGTGAGTATCCCAAATAGATGTATTAATCTCGCGAGTTTGATAACGATTTTGCTTGACGATTTGACCGTTGGGATCAATCCAATTACAAGATAGAGACAGCTTTTTACCCACAGGTGCATCCTTTAAAGTCACGCGGTAAAAAACTTCTTGGCTGTCTTGCCGAGAGATAGTATTGAGATTACCGCTATCTGCAACTAAAGTAATGCGGTCTTGCTGAGTAGAAACACGAGAGATGAGAGAATTATTTTGTTGGATGAAAAATACCGTAGATGCGATCGCAACTACAAAAGCAGCAACTACTCCAGAAATAATCCAGCGATTTCTGCGTTGCTGTACTTTTAATGCTTGTCGTCGCCGTAACTGAATAATGGCTTCATCAAGTAATTCTGGCGGTAAATTCAATTCTTGTAAAATTTCTCTAATTTGCTGTTTGTCGAGTTCCGCTTCTTGACGTATTTGTAGCCCTTGTACTTCAGTAATGATTTGTGATAACTGCTCTTGATTGAGTCGCTCTGTCATAATTAACACAACTCCTATAAAAAACTTCAATTAATCGAGAGCCAAAATTAACTTAGGGATTTTTCACAGAGCATAACCTGAGATTTCCAGAACTGGCAAAGCTACCATCAGAAACCCAACCTTGCTTCGGAGAGGCGATCGCTATCCAATTTCTACCATCTACTTCTAAAATTGAAGCGGGAAAGCTATCTGGTCTGACAGTTCTCCCATTAGCGACTACTCCCAGCAGTCTGGAATTTGTCCTTGGTTCTGACCGAATTAGCAAGCCTTTTTTAGTCCCACTAGAATAAACGCGCAGACAGTTCACATTATTCAAACTCTTTTTAATTGCAGTGCTGCTGTAAGTATGCAAGAAACGCCCTCCAGACCAACAGCCAGATTCTACCTGTCCTGTACCGATACGATTAATTGAATTACTCAACCTAAACCAATACTCAATCGGTGTATTAGCTTTGGTATCAGTTTTACAAGCATTCTCAAAATCTAAATATCCTCCCAACTCCATATTAGAAAAACCCGAATCAAAATCTGCACTACCAGCTTCCGCTTGAGGTCGCCACAAACTCCAGCCTGGTTCTGGTTGGTTGCGAGAACCGTTAGGATTGGCGGAATTTGCTTGCACGGTCAGCGACGATCCCAAGCATAATGTACTAGCTATCAATACCTGCGCTAACACTGAGGAAAACTGTAAACTTGGAGGATATTTGAGGAGTTTAAGCATTAACACTGAACTATGTTGTTAAATATTTGCTGATTGTAGCTCCTGAGCGATCGCTGTGAGAAGACATAACTCCACTACATGGGTTATATCTATTCATCCTCGTTTTTCAGTGCAGGTATGGTTTTAATCAAGCGTTTTTGTAAAGCGACTACTACAGCTTGAGTGCGATCGCTCACTTCTAATTTCTGTAAAATCGCATGGATATGAACTCGCACTGTTCCCGGCGCAATATATAGTGCATGAGCAATTTCTTGATTAGTTTTTCCGGCTGCTAACAGCGAGAGAATTTCGTGTTCGCGCTGAGTTAGGGGATTGGCAAGTTTGGTAATATTCTCGAATTCAGGTGGAGAAGCTTCTAAGCTAAGAGAAGAACGAATTTCTTTGGTTGCAGTTGCATCCCACCAAGAAGCACCAGCCGCTACAGAACGCAATGCTAAAACTAATTTTTCCGCAGCAATTCCTTTGAGACAGTAGCCTTGCGCGCCTGCGTCAATCAACCGCGTAATTAGCGGCTTTTGCGAATGGGAAGTCAAAACTAGGATTGGTAGCGAGGGATTTTCCTGCTTAATTTGTCTACAAGCTTCAATTCCGCCAATTCCTGGTAAACCTACATCCAACAACACCACATCTAGAGGCGTTTGCTTTACTACCTCGATAGCTGTTTCACCATCTTCAGCCTCAGCGACAATCTCTAACCCTGGTTCTTGTTGCAATCGCACGCGCAAACCCAAGCGAAAGAGTTCATCGTCCTCAACAAGGAGAATTTTGATTGGGGTAGAGGACATTTCACACAGTTACAGCAGATTGAAATGGGTAAACAGGCAGTTTGAAAGCAAACATCGCACCAGTAGGTACTCTATTCTCTGCCCAAATTATACCTCCGTGAGCTTCAATAATTTGCCGAGATAGATAAAGCCCCAATCCCGAACCTTTGGCTTGGCGATCGCTATGTCCTTGGTAAAATCTTTCAAATAAATAAGGAAACTCTTCTAGCTGTATTCCTGCACCTGTATCTAAAATCTTCACCACTTGGTAAGAGGCTTGGGGTTCTAAGACTACTTCCACCCTTGCACCCCGCCGGGAATGATTAATTGCGTTCACTAAAAGATTATTAAAAACTCTTTGGAGTTGCAGTGCATCACCTTGAACCCACAATGCACGTCGCCAATCAGAATCACCATAACTCACTGAGAGATGAACGCGACGATTAGCAGCTAATTCAATTAAACTACTTGATGCATCCTCTGCTAAGTTGGTTAAATCTACAGGTGCTAAGTCCAGCTTTAAGCCTTCAGTATCGTTGCGATAGATATCTAATAAAGTTTCTAAAAGTTGTAGGGAAGTTTTGTGGCTGCGCGCCATTGTTGCTAAGACTTGTTGCTGGGTTGGTAATACCGGGCCAAATTTTTCTTGTTGAAAGGCTTTGATAGTTTCAATTGCACCTAGCAATGGTGTTTTTAAATCATGGGTAAGTGTCGAAGCGAAATCTTCTCGGAGTTTGACTAATTCCTCTTGTGATTCTAATTTGGCACGGGTGAGGGCGATCGCATCTTGAGAACGACGCAGGCGATCGCTTAAAATACCTGTGACGATCAAAGCCATTGAAGCGATCGCACGACTGGCAATTGTGGATGCTTTGATAACTCCACCCTCTGGTAACCAAAGATTTAAAATCGTTAAGCATACAGCAATCAAGGTTGCTTGTAAGGTTGCAATCCCCCCAAACCATGAGTTTGTTAATAATATTGGCCCTGTATAAAGATAGCCAAATACATATTCAGTTGGTGTAGAAAACTCCATCAGCATGACAGCAACAAACAGGCTTGATATGACTGTCAATCTGCTCACTTGGGAGTTATTAGATAGTAATTTCGCTGAAAATAGTTTCATTGGAATGGGGCATGGGGCATGGGGCATTGGGCATTGGGTATTTGTCAGCTATCCTTCATAATTCATCTTTTATTCTGAGATTTTCTACAAAACTCTGGTGTTCTGCACTTGTTAAACCTTGCTGCAAAACTTCTAAGACTCTAGCTAAATTTCCGGTTAATAATGCCGCTTTGTCTAACCATAAACCCGGAAATATTTGGGAACAAATCACACCATCAGCATTAGGTGTAAGCTTTATATATTCGCCTTCTTGTAACTTAAACCAATCAAATTCACCGTCATAAACTCGCCAAACTAAATATTCTTGCACTTGATTGCGACGGTATACTTTTAACTTGTCGTGTAAATCTAAAGAAACACTACTAGCTGCAATTTCCACAATTAACTCTGGCGCACCTTCAATATAGTCATCATCGCTAACACGCGTCTGTCCCCCATGAGTAATGAGCAAACACGCATCTGGTTGAGGTTCATTATCTGCATCTAAGCGCACAGTGGCATTATCGCCCAACTCTACCCCAGGCGTAGCAGATTCATATAAGCCCAACCAAGTGATTATATAAGCATGGGGTTTCCCATGACTTCTAAAACGTAACGGAGATGCCATATACACAATTCCTTCAATCAGTTCCGCTTTTTTCACTTCAGGCATAGCATGATAACGACGCTCAAATTCAGCGCGAGTGAGTTTATCACCATTTTCTAAAGGTGGAAGTGTTGAGAGAGGAATGCTAATTGCGTTAGGGCGTGTAATCATATTTTGCTCCACAGCAATTTAACTATTAATCTCATTTTAAGGAAGTAATTACACAATTTCCGCAGCGAATGCAGTGAAGTAAAAAGATGAATGTAAATATTTTTGTTTAGATACTTATATAAACGCCCTAAACGCTAGATATAGAAATAATAAACGCTACCCACATCAAAAATAAGCCTGTTTTTATATCTTATATATATTGTTTTTATTTCTAACCCAATTGATGATGTAAGTAAATTAACAATTTGTATTACAAGTTACGAATTGACTTATCAATTGGTATAACTCATGCTACAAGGATGGATTCAGATAGCATTAACGCTACTAATTGTAGTAGCAATAACTCCATTTTTTGGCAGATATATGGCGCGTGTCTACCAAGAACAGCGCACTTTTCTCGACCCAATTTTAAACCCAGTTGAACAAGTACTTTACTCTTTGGTTGGCGTTGCAACTAAAGAAAATATGACAGGTTGGCAGTATGCAAGAGCTATCCTGTACAGCAATGTAGTCATGGGGTTGCTGATATTCTTCATCATCATGAGTCAAG
The genomic region above belongs to Calothrix sp. NIES-2098 and contains:
- a CDS encoding acyl-CoA dehydrogenase type 2, coding for MVKVNAYPVTPTADLFQRVAVLAADFSTRAAACDRDGSFPFENFTALQQAQLLNLTVPQEFGGQGLGYAAVSRVIETIASGDAATALVLTMHYLQHANAARTRQWNPAIYEQLCRESLEGIALLNAARVEPELGTPARGGLPATTAQYTAKGWLLNGRKIYTTGSPILRYFIVWAQTTEAEPRVGNFLVPRNVPGVCIEETWDHMGMRATGSHDLILENVLIPEEYALDVRPVKAWSSPDPLQLAGNSLWLSALYQGVAKAARDWLVNYLNERSPTNLGASLATLPRFQTAIGEIEALIYASDRLIYSLANDIDRAEYDSNVGLEAQTVKYLTTTNAIRAVEKGLELIGNPGLSRHNPLERHYRDVLCSRIHTPQNDAICLSLGKQSLGVN
- a CDS encoding LmbE-like protein, which encodes MDVKIFLQNSKTIIQRIVPKSWIEQTQYIHSSLLIQWILHNRNKLLTLSQKSAMVFSPHQDDETFGCGGMIALKRKHGVSVVVVFLTDGHLSGNLETNSQNQLITVRKQEAVQALAILGVEPSEVYFLDRPDGQLSHLVTQNKQQTIQQIDKLLKKYQPQEVYVPHHKDCHRDHEATYQLVKAAINRVEMKAEMLQYPIWLFWKAPIFIMLNLQDIAAAWFISISSVQETKIKAISSYRSQINTLNKGFIQQFIGKYEIYFRSE
- a CDS encoding two component transcriptional regulator, LuxR family protein → MSSTPIKILLVEDDELFRLGLRVRLQQEPGLEIVAEAEDGETAIEVVKQTPLDVVLLDVGLPGIGGIEACRQIKQENPSLPILVLTSHSQKPLITRLIDAGAQGYCLKGIAAEKLVLALRSVAAGASWWDATATKEIRSSLSLEASPPEFENITKLANPLTQREHEILSLLAAGKTNQEIAHALYIAPGTVRVHIHAILQKLEVSDRTQAVVVALQKRLIKTIPALKNEDE
- a CDS encoding periplasmic sensor signal transduction histidine kinase, producing the protein MPHAPCPIPMKLFSAKLLSNNSQVSRLTVISSLFVAVMLMEFSTPTEYVFGYLYTGPILLTNSWFGGIATLQATLIAVCLTILNLWLPEGGVIKASTIASRAIASMALIVTGILSDRLRRSQDAIALTRAKLESQEELVKLREDFASTLTHDLKTPLLGAIETIKAFQQEKFGPVLPTQQQVLATMARSHKTSLQLLETLLDIYRNDTEGLKLDLAPVDLTNLAEDASSSLIELAANRRVHLSVSYGDSDWRRALWVQGDALQLQRVFNNLLVNAINHSRRGARVEVVLEPQASYQVVKILDTGAGIQLEEFPYLFERFYQGHSDRQAKGSGLGLYLSRQIIEAHGGIIWAENRVPTGAMFAFKLPVYPFQSAVTV